The following proteins are encoded in a genomic region of Ostrinia nubilalis chromosome 1, ilOstNubi1.1, whole genome shotgun sequence:
- the LOC135087680 gene encoding uncharacterized protein LOC135087680, which translates to MTETLEVTTESNQQYKFYPVASGSIRFEVKTWKDAHLVLTSGPKETDPRYEVIIGGWENTKSVIRRKGKNPDQKEIQTPGILTDKEFRRFSIRWDGNTVQVHQYTEGQSQPRKLMEFKDPDRFPITFVGVGTGWGASGTWKFEDGTEVFTPDSKDKLQYKYAPVSTGYLHFVYRGPHNAHVCLTSGPRETDPMYEINFGGDDNMKSAIRYRRNASDKVTLSTPGLMDPSTDKEFLIDWSYNRVVVREVPSSGNSPPSELMEWESTAAFPITHFGLRTGDGARGHWRVRFYWTGDAFLRPGKGNA; encoded by the exons ATGACTGAAACTTTAG AAGTGACCACAGAAAGCAACCAGCAGTACAAGTTCTACCCAGTAGCATCTGGTTCAATTCGTTTTGAAGTGAAGACCTGGAAGGATGCCCACCTGGTGCTCACAAGCGGCCCTAAAGAAACTGATCCCAGATACGAG GTCATAATAGGCGGATGGGAAAACACCAAGAGTGTAATAAGAAGGAAAGGAAAAAATCCGGATCAAAAAGAGATTCAAACCCCCGGGATCCTAACAGACAAGGAGTTCAGGCGTTTTTCTATTCGTTGGGATGGAAATACGGTGCAAGTCCACCAATATACAGAAGGACAATCGCAACCTAGGAAGTTAATGGAGTTTAAAGACCCTGACCGTTTCCCCATAACATTCGTAGGGGTAGGCACAGGATGGGGTGCTAGTGGTACTTGGAAATTTGAAG ATGGGACTGAAGTCTTCACCCCGGACAGCAAGGATAAGTTACAGTACAAGTATGCGCCGGTTTCGACGGGGTACCTACATTTCGTGTACCGTGGGCCCCATAACGCCCACGTCTGCCTCACGAGTGGGCCCAGGGAGACAGACCCCATGTACGAGATCAATTTCGGTGGAGATGACAACATGAAGTCGGCCATTAGGTACCGTCGAAACGCGTCAGATAAG GTGACGCTATCGACCCCTGGACTAATGGACCCCTCGACGGACAAGGAGTTTTTGATCGACTGGTCATACAACAGGGTGGTGGTCCGCGAGGTACCATCATCAGGAAATTCTCCTCCTTCAGAGCTGATGGAATGGGAGAGCACAGCGGCGTTCCCCATCACGCACTTCGGGCTGCGGACAGGGGACGGCGCACGCGGCCATTGGCGCGTCCGCTTTTACTGGACCGGCGACGCTTTCCTTAGACCTGGCAAGGGGAATGCTTAG